The proteins below are encoded in one region of Paludisphaera rhizosphaerae:
- a CDS encoding N-acetylglucosamine kinase gives MSGQETKAADLLFLGVDGGGTSTVALLGGPDGAILGRGEAGPSNAKAVGTAAARTALEEAIAGAFAEAGLWPRSVTVACLGVAGFDRPEDKALLGEWSVAGNWADRLVLVNDGDLVVAAGTPEGWGVGVIAGTGSIAVSRDRDGRKSRAGGWGATFGDEGSAFAVACAALRRVARRIDGRDPKDEGPDPLTDCICRALGIDGPAKIVSAVYAPGMDRTKIAALTRAVVEAAADDPTLLDELIRPAGRDLGETAAAAARSLGWESGPLPIGLAGGFLVSTPALADSLLEDLRARGYDPTPTLVPEPALGGLNLARRAHQGEKVG, from the coding sequence ATGAGTGGGCAGGAAACGAAGGCGGCCGACCTCCTCTTTCTGGGCGTCGACGGCGGCGGGACCTCGACGGTCGCCCTGCTGGGCGGACCCGACGGCGCGATCCTCGGCCGGGGCGAGGCCGGGCCGTCGAACGCCAAGGCCGTCGGCACGGCCGCGGCGCGAACGGCGCTGGAGGAGGCCATCGCCGGCGCGTTCGCCGAGGCGGGCCTCTGGCCGCGGTCGGTGACGGTCGCCTGTCTGGGCGTGGCCGGGTTCGACCGACCCGAGGACAAGGCCCTGCTGGGCGAGTGGTCGGTCGCCGGCAACTGGGCCGACCGCCTGGTGCTGGTCAACGACGGCGACCTCGTCGTCGCCGCCGGCACGCCGGAAGGCTGGGGCGTGGGAGTGATCGCCGGCACGGGCTCGATCGCCGTCTCGCGCGACCGCGACGGCCGCAAGTCGCGGGCCGGCGGCTGGGGAGCGACGTTCGGCGACGAAGGGAGCGCCTTCGCCGTCGCCTGCGCCGCCTTGCGCCGAGTCGCCCGCCGGATCGACGGCCGCGACCCGAAGGACGAAGGTCCTGACCCGCTGACCGACTGCATCTGCCGAGCCCTGGGGATCGACGGCCCGGCCAAGATCGTCTCGGCCGTGTACGCGCCGGGGATGGATCGCACGAAGATCGCCGCGTTGACCCGAGCGGTCGTGGAAGCCGCCGCCGACGACCCGACGCTGCTCGACGAGCTGATCCGCCCCGCCGGCCGCGACCTGGGCGAGACCGCCGCCGCCGCCGCGCGTTCCCTGGGCTGGGAGTCCGGCCCGCTCCCCATCGGCCTGGCCGGCGGCTTTTTGGTCTCCACCCCCGCCCTGGCCGACTCCCTCCTGGAAGACCTCCGCGCCCGAGGCTACGACCCAACCCCGACCCTCGTCCCCGAGCCGGCCCTGGGCGGCCTCAACCTCGCCCGCCGGGCGCATCAGGGGGAAAAGGTGGGGTGA
- the murQ gene encoding N-acetylmuramic acid 6-phosphate etherase, with the protein MALEDHLLTEARNPRTTEIDAVGALGIVQIMNDEDVKVVEAVRAEAENVAKAVEWTAERFRRGGRLIYVGAGTSGRLGVLDASECPPTFSTPPEMVVGLIAGGQKALTRSIEGAEDDADVGAAEIADMNVTDRDIVVGIATSGRTPYVLGAVREAKKRGAATVGVSCNRPSLLGAEVDLDIAPLVGAEVISGSTRLKSGTATKMVLNMITTGAMVLIGKTWGNRMIDFTPVNEKLRIRARRMLRELAGVDDARAVELLAACGGKLKTALVVELAGVEPAEAESLLEAHGGQVRRAVEAKKARANAS; encoded by the coding sequence ATGGCGCTGGAAGACCACCTGCTGACCGAGGCCCGCAACCCCCGAACGACCGAGATCGACGCGGTCGGCGCGCTGGGGATCGTTCAGATCATGAATGACGAGGACGTGAAGGTCGTCGAGGCCGTTCGGGCCGAGGCGGAGAACGTCGCGAAGGCCGTGGAGTGGACCGCCGAGCGGTTCCGCCGCGGCGGGCGATTGATCTACGTCGGCGCCGGGACCTCGGGCCGGCTCGGCGTGCTCGACGCCTCCGAATGCCCCCCCACCTTCTCGACGCCGCCGGAGATGGTCGTCGGCCTGATCGCCGGCGGCCAGAAGGCTCTGACGCGGTCGATCGAGGGCGCCGAGGACGACGCCGACGTCGGCGCGGCCGAGATCGCCGACATGAACGTGACCGACCGCGACATCGTCGTCGGCATCGCCACCTCGGGCCGGACGCCCTACGTGCTGGGCGCCGTCCGCGAGGCGAAGAAGCGGGGGGCGGCCACCGTCGGCGTCTCCTGCAACCGGCCGAGCCTGCTGGGGGCGGAGGTCGACCTGGACATCGCGCCGCTGGTGGGCGCCGAGGTGATCTCGGGGTCGACGCGGCTGAAGTCGGGCACCGCCACCAAGATGGTCTTGAACATGATCACGACCGGGGCGATGGTTCTGATCGGCAAGACCTGGGGCAACCGGATGATCGACTTCACGCCGGTCAACGAGAAGCTCCGGATCCGGGCCCGGCGGATGCTCCGCGAGCTGGCGGGCGTCGACGACGCGCGAGCCGTCGAGCTGCTGGCGGCCTGCGGCGGCAAGCTCAAAACGGCCCTGGTGGTGGAGCTGGCGGGCGTGGAGCCGGCCGAGGCGGAATCGCTGCTGGAAGCCCACGGCGGCCAGGTCCGGCGCGCCGTCGAGGCGAAGAAGGCGAGGGCGAACGCATCATGA
- a CDS encoding sodium:solute symporter has product MSPIDVAVIVVYILGCTALGGWIGGKGEQGLKGYFLAERDMPIWAVMISIVATETSTVTFLSVPGTAYKGNFEFLQLPIGYIFGRMIVSAVLLPSYFKGQIETAYQVLGNRFGQATRRTASILFLFTRNLGDGLRLFLAATVLSIITRWDILYAIIAVEVATIIYTYIGGVKAVIWADVLQFTVYIIGALIALYILIHKLPGGLGQLMDTAKAADKFKTFDFSFTLTKPYTFWAGLIGGMVLNTATHGADQMMVQRYLAARSQKQAAGALIASGFVVLAQFALFLFIGVALYVFFGQFPPSEPVTRPDRAFSQFIVDQLPTGILGLVIAAIFASAMGVLSGSLNASASTLINDLYRPITGDTDEVRLVRLSKLATIGFGVVQASVAWWATGLEASVVDNALAIAGFTTGILLGLFILGNVTKDVGQGAALTGLAAGVAAVMYAKFGTSLAWPWYALVGSTTTFIVGLAAGRIFPTVRPIPAAESLQPTS; this is encoded by the coding sequence ATGAGTCCGATCGACGTAGCGGTGATCGTGGTCTACATTCTCGGGTGCACGGCGCTCGGGGGGTGGATCGGCGGCAAGGGGGAGCAAGGGCTCAAGGGGTATTTCCTCGCCGAGCGCGACATGCCCATCTGGGCGGTGATGATCTCGATCGTCGCCACCGAGACCAGCACGGTGACGTTCCTGAGCGTCCCGGGGACGGCGTACAAGGGGAACTTCGAGTTCCTCCAGTTGCCGATCGGCTACATCTTCGGCCGGATGATCGTCTCGGCCGTGCTGCTCCCCTCGTACTTCAAGGGGCAGATCGAGACCGCCTACCAGGTGCTGGGGAACCGCTTCGGCCAGGCGACCCGTCGCACGGCGTCGATTCTGTTCCTCTTCACCCGCAACCTGGGGGACGGCCTGCGGCTGTTCCTGGCGGCGACCGTCCTGTCGATCATCACCAGGTGGGACATCCTCTACGCGATCATCGCCGTTGAGGTCGCCACGATCATCTACACCTACATCGGCGGCGTGAAGGCGGTCATCTGGGCGGACGTCCTTCAGTTCACCGTCTACATCATCGGGGCCCTGATCGCCCTGTACATCCTGATCCACAAACTCCCCGGCGGGCTGGGCCAGCTCATGGACACGGCGAAGGCGGCCGACAAGTTCAAGACGTTCGACTTCAGCTTCACCCTGACCAAGCCCTACACCTTCTGGGCCGGCCTGATCGGCGGCATGGTGCTGAACACGGCCACCCACGGCGCGGACCAGATGATGGTCCAGCGATACCTGGCGGCCCGGTCGCAGAAGCAGGCGGCGGGGGCGCTGATCGCCAGCGGGTTCGTGGTGCTGGCCCAGTTCGCCCTGTTCCTGTTCATCGGCGTGGCGCTCTACGTCTTCTTCGGCCAGTTCCCGCCGTCCGAGCCCGTGACGAGGCCGGACCGGGCGTTCTCGCAGTTCATCGTGGACCAGCTTCCCACGGGAATCCTGGGGCTGGTCATCGCGGCGATCTTCGCCTCGGCGATGGGGGTGCTTTCGGGCTCCCTGAACGCCTCGGCGTCGACGCTCATCAACGACCTCTATCGCCCGATCACCGGCGACACGGACGAGGTCCGGCTGGTCCGGCTCTCCAAGCTGGCGACGATCGGGTTCGGCGTGGTGCAGGCGTCGGTGGCCTGGTGGGCGACCGGCCTGGAAGCGAGCGTGGTCGACAACGCGCTGGCGATCGCCGGCTTCACGACGGGCATCTTGCTGGGCCTGTTCATCCTGGGGAACGTGACGAAGGACGTCGGCCAGGGGGCGGCCTTGACGGGCCTGGCGGCGGGCGTCGCCGCGGTGATGTACGCCAAGTTCGGCACCTCGCTGGCGTGGCCCTGGTACGCCCTGGTGGGCTCGACGACGACGTTCATCGTCGGCCTGGCCGCGGGCCGCATCTTCCCCACCGTCCGCCCGATCCCGGCGGCCGAATCCCTCCAACCGACGAGCTGA
- a CDS encoding PEP-CTERM sorting domain-containing protein, which yields MSFRLGKWTLMIALAAGAVAPEASAANLVTNGSFESATGFNGSKENLSTLTLTGWSLGAHGSSGSLGYLVAPGQADNGDYLSVYNGFPNQSPDGGKFVMIDGDPAWTVPIYQTISGLTVGQVYMLTFYQAAGQQAGFTGPTTERWSVTFGSDTQLSHKFELLQGATGQWEKQTMFFQATSASQVLTFLAVGTPNGAPPIAFLDGVSMEAVPEPSSIALAALGIVGVLGGQLRRSRRASA from the coding sequence ATGAGCTTTCGCCTTGGCAAGTGGACGTTGATGATCGCTCTCGCGGCCGGGGCTGTCGCCCCGGAGGCCTCCGCGGCCAACCTGGTCACGAACGGCAGCTTCGAGAGCGCCACCGGATTCAATGGAAGCAAGGAGAACCTGAGCACCCTGACGCTGACCGGGTGGAGCCTCGGGGCCCACGGATCGTCCGGTTCGCTGGGCTACCTGGTCGCCCCCGGCCAGGCGGACAACGGCGACTATTTGTCGGTGTACAACGGGTTTCCGAACCAGAGCCCGGACGGCGGCAAGTTCGTCATGATCGACGGCGACCCCGCCTGGACGGTCCCCATCTATCAGACGATCAGCGGCCTGACCGTTGGGCAGGTCTACATGCTCACGTTCTACCAGGCGGCCGGCCAGCAGGCGGGGTTCACCGGCCCCACCACCGAGCGCTGGTCGGTGACCTTCGGCTCGGATACGCAGCTCTCTCACAAGTTCGAGCTCCTTCAAGGGGCGACCGGCCAGTGGGAGAAGCAGACGATGTTCTTCCAGGCCACGTCGGCCAGCCAGGTGCTGACCTTCCTGGCCGTGGGGACCCCCAACGGCGCCCCGCCGATCGCCTTCCTGGACGGCGTCTCGATGGAAGCGGTGCCTGAGCCGTCGAGCATCGCCCTGGCTGCTCTCGGCATCGTCGGCGTGCTCGGCGGTCAACTCCGCCGCTCCCGCCGGGCTTCGGCCTGA
- a CDS encoding class I SAM-dependent methyltransferase translates to MDHDEAARCWEGNAEAWTKLARAGYDVYRDGFNTPAFFDLLPDVVGLSGLDVGCGEGHNTRRLARRGARVTAVDVSETFIRYAREAEAAEPQGIDYRVASALALPFEAGTFDFATSFMCFMDVPQTDRVLAEAFRVLKPGGFLQFSICHPCYDTPHRRNLRDGHGRTYAIEIGDYFRNRTGDVVEWIFSSAPPEATAGLPKFQTPYFTHTLSEWLNLLMDAGFHIERLAEPRPDDEAVRVYPALQDAQVVAYFLHVRARKPS, encoded by the coding sequence ATGGATCACGACGAAGCCGCCCGTTGCTGGGAAGGCAACGCCGAAGCCTGGACGAAGCTGGCGCGGGCTGGTTACGACGTCTACCGCGACGGCTTCAACACGCCGGCGTTCTTCGACCTGCTGCCGGACGTGGTAGGGCTCTCGGGCCTGGACGTCGGCTGCGGCGAGGGCCACAACACGCGGCGGCTCGCCCGTCGAGGAGCCCGCGTCACGGCCGTCGACGTCTCGGAGACCTTCATCCGATACGCCCGCGAGGCCGAGGCCGCCGAGCCGCAGGGGATCGACTACCGGGTCGCGAGCGCCCTGGCCCTGCCGTTCGAGGCCGGCACGTTCGACTTCGCCACCAGCTTCATGTGCTTCATGGACGTCCCACAGACGGACCGCGTGCTGGCCGAGGCCTTCCGCGTCCTGAAGCCGGGCGGGTTCCTCCAGTTCTCGATCTGCCACCCCTGCTACGACACGCCCCACCGCCGCAACCTCCGCGACGGCCACGGCCGGACCTACGCGATCGAGATCGGCGACTACTTCCGCAACCGGACGGGGGACGTCGTGGAATGGATCTTCTCGTCCGCCCCGCCCGAGGCCACGGCGGGCCTGCCGAAGTTCCAAACGCCCTACTTCACCCACACGCTCTCCGAGTGGCTCAACCTCCTGATGGACGCCGGCTTCCACATCGAGCGCCTCGCCGAACCCCGCCCCGACGACGAGGCCGTCCGCGTCTACCCCGCCTTGCAAGACGCCCAGGTCGTCGCCTACTTCCTTCACGTCCGGGCCCGAAAGCCGAGCTAG
- a CDS encoding sigma-70 family RNA polymerase sigma factor: MARQAGASVNGDLDRWTVEAGQPDGLLLQAFLTRDEDAAEEAFRRLVDRHAAAVIRVCRDVLGDEHEAQDAAQAVFLVLARKAATIGRPDSLGSWLHGVALRVARRARDGSERRRRAEAKGGAATAERASGVAAIDPDDLQILHEELDRLPDGYRLPLVLCYFEGYTQERAAGVLGWPYGTLQARLHRGRRKLREALVRRDPALRGAMAALVGFRPDPAEWTTRTARAAVRFSGTGAQELVGPNVAQLALASAGSTTPALASAAGLLALGIALGAVWFAGFRQPANDLPTTQSEAPILPSPLVGEGAPEGRMRGVVTVAKPGDPPHPAFGHLLPPGEKGGSSRPSLDLTSAPNTSSPVPPPPAGLAASVAPTPEPRRAIDGRELFQRIWAANDARSHGGDGLGPVFNARSCLDCHDQGGVGGSGSAIHNIDVATVGPAGIGGGEFFYAFSMNFGGQGFEYRFGYDPSQWASADGTRRTDASAASAVHPGFRDSRSVVLHRFGVDPTYAAWRDAVPGLHGNVDVRVSQRNPSPLFGLGLIDAIPDEAIIAHARRGGGRVARVEGGRVGRFGWKAQTATLEEFVVSAASSELGLETPGRRQADSPHRPGLTSPGMDMDREECAALAAFVRDLPAPVASTPADPKDAADVDEGARTFRSIGCAGCHLPKLGDVEGLYSDLLLHDMGADLADAAGYTVFGAGSTADPEDRAASKRREWRTPPLWGLHDSAPYLHDGRAETVARAIVLHGGQGSASADRFTRLSPRRKRQVEAFLDSLTAPRGRVE; the protein is encoded by the coding sequence ATGGCGAGGCAGGCCGGCGCGAGCGTCAACGGCGATCTGGACCGGTGGACCGTGGAAGCGGGCCAACCCGACGGTCTGCTGCTTCAGGCGTTCCTCACCCGCGACGAGGACGCCGCCGAGGAGGCCTTCCGCCGCCTGGTCGACCGCCACGCGGCGGCCGTGATCCGCGTCTGCCGCGACGTCCTGGGCGACGAACACGAGGCGCAGGACGCCGCGCAGGCCGTGTTCCTGGTCCTGGCCCGCAAGGCGGCGACGATCGGCCGGCCGGATTCGCTCGGCTCCTGGCTGCACGGCGTGGCGCTTCGAGTGGCTCGCAGGGCGCGAGACGGCTCCGAGCGTCGTCGACGGGCCGAGGCGAAGGGCGGAGCGGCGACGGCCGAGCGCGCCTCGGGCGTTGCGGCGATCGACCCGGACGACCTCCAGATCCTCCACGAGGAGCTGGACCGGCTCCCCGACGGCTACCGCCTGCCGCTGGTCCTCTGCTACTTCGAGGGCTACACCCAGGAGCGGGCCGCCGGCGTGCTCGGCTGGCCGTACGGAACGCTTCAGGCCCGGCTCCACCGAGGCCGACGCAAGCTCCGCGAAGCCCTCGTCCGTCGCGACCCCGCCCTCCGCGGGGCCATGGCCGCCCTCGTCGGCTTCCGACCCGACCCCGCCGAATGGACGACCCGAACCGCCCGCGCCGCCGTCCGCTTCTCCGGCACGGGCGCCCAGGAACTCGTCGGCCCGAACGTCGCCCAGTTGGCCCTCGCCTCCGCCGGTTCGACGACGCCCGCCCTCGCCTCGGCCGCCGGCCTGCTGGCTCTGGGAATCGCTTTGGGCGCCGTCTGGTTCGCGGGCTTCCGCCAGCCGGCAAACGACCTGCCAACAACACAGTCAGAAGCGCCTATCCTCCCTTCTCCCCTGGTGGGAGAAGGTGCCCCAGAGGGGCGGATGAGGGGGGTCGTCACCGTCGCTAAACCTGGGGATCCCCCTCATCCGGCCTTCGGCCACCTTCTCCCACCAGGGGAGAAGGGAGGAAGTTCTCGCCCCAGCCTCGATCTGACCTCTGCGCCCAACACTTCAAGCCCCGTTCCTCCACCCCCCGCCGGCCTCGCGGCGTCCGTCGCCCCCACCCCCGAGCCTCGTCGAGCTATCGACGGCCGGGAGTTGTTCCAGCGGATCTGGGCGGCCAACGACGCTCGCAGCCACGGCGGCGACGGGCTCGGGCCGGTGTTCAACGCCCGGTCTTGCCTGGACTGCCACGACCAGGGGGGCGTCGGCGGGTCGGGCTCGGCGATCCACAACATCGACGTCGCCACGGTCGGGCCGGCGGGGATCGGCGGCGGGGAGTTCTTCTACGCCTTCAGCATGAACTTCGGCGGCCAGGGCTTCGAGTACCGGTTCGGCTACGACCCCTCGCAGTGGGCCTCGGCCGACGGTACGCGCCGGACCGACGCCTCGGCGGCCTCGGCCGTGCATCCCGGGTTCCGCGACTCGCGGAGCGTCGTCCTGCACCGGTTTGGGGTCGACCCGACCTACGCCGCCTGGCGCGACGCCGTCCCCGGGCTGCACGGGAACGTCGACGTCCGGGTCTCCCAGCGCAACCCGTCGCCGCTGTTCGGCCTGGGGCTGATCGACGCCATCCCGGACGAGGCGATCATCGCCCACGCCCGCCGGGGAGGGGGACGGGTCGCCCGCGTCGAGGGGGGCCGCGTCGGCCGGTTCGGCTGGAAGGCCCAGACGGCGACCCTGGAGGAGTTCGTCGTCTCGGCCGCCTCGTCGGAGCTGGGCCTGGAGACCCCCGGCCGTCGCCAGGCCGACTCGCCCCACCGCCCGGGGCTGACGTCGCCGGGGATGGACATGGACCGCGAGGAGTGCGCCGCGCTGGCCGCCTTCGTCCGCGACCTCCCCGCGCCGGTCGCCTCCACGCCGGCCGACCCGAAGGACGCGGCGGACGTCGACGAGGGCGCCAGGACCTTCCGCTCGATCGGCTGCGCCGGCTGCCACCTGCCGAAGTTGGGGGACGTCGAGGGCCTCTACAGCGACCTCCTTCTCCACGACATGGGCGCCGACCTGGCCGACGCCGCGGGCTACACCGTCTTCGGAGCCGGATCGACCGCCGACCCCGAGGATCGGGCCGCCTCCAAACGCCGCGAGTGGCGGACGCCCCCGCTGTGGGGCCTGCACGACTCCGCCCCGTACCTCCACGACGGCCGCGCCGAGACCGTCGCCCGAGCCATCGTCCTCCACGGCGGCCAGGGTTCCGCCTCGGCCGACCGCTTCACCAGACTCTCCCCCCGACGCAAGCGTCAGGTGGAGGCGTTCCTGGATTCGCTCACGGCCCCTCGCGGACGAGTGGAATAG